A single window of Mycolicibacterium aurum DNA harbors:
- the ipdE1 gene encoding acyl-CoA dehydrogenase IpdE1, with protein sequence MIEVQEFRAEVRDWLAENLVGDYAALKGLGGPGREHEAFEERLAWNQHLAAAGLTCLGWPEEHGGRGLTVAHRVAFYEEYAKANAPDKVNHLGEELVGPTLIAFGTPEQQKRFLPKILDVTELWSQGYSEPGAGSDLANVSTTAVLDGDHWVLNGQKVWTSLAHWAQWCFVVARSEKGSKRHAGLSYLLVPLDQPGVEIRPIIQLTGDSEFNEVFFDDARTDADLVVGEPGDGWRVAMGTLTFERGVSTLGQQIRYAREHSNLVELAKKTGAADDPLIRERLTRSWAGLKTMRLYALATMDVEQPGQDSVSKLLWANWHRELGEIAMDVEGMAGLTLPDGEFSEWQRLYLFSRSDTIYGGSNEIQRNIIAERVLGLPREAKG encoded by the coding sequence GTGATAGAGGTCCAGGAGTTCAGGGCTGAGGTCCGCGACTGGCTCGCCGAGAATCTCGTCGGCGACTACGCCGCGTTGAAGGGTCTGGGTGGACCCGGCCGCGAGCACGAAGCGTTCGAAGAGCGGCTGGCGTGGAACCAGCATCTGGCCGCTGCCGGGCTCACATGCCTGGGTTGGCCGGAGGAGCACGGCGGCCGCGGGCTGACCGTCGCGCACCGCGTCGCGTTCTACGAGGAGTACGCCAAGGCCAACGCGCCGGACAAGGTCAATCACCTCGGCGAGGAGCTGGTGGGCCCGACGCTGATCGCCTTCGGGACCCCCGAGCAGCAGAAGCGGTTTCTGCCCAAGATCCTCGACGTGACCGAGCTGTGGTCCCAGGGCTACTCCGAGCCGGGGGCGGGCAGTGACCTCGCCAACGTGTCGACGACGGCCGTACTGGACGGCGACCACTGGGTTCTCAACGGTCAGAAGGTGTGGACATCCCTGGCCCACTGGGCGCAGTGGTGCTTTGTGGTGGCGCGTTCGGAGAAGGGTTCCAAGCGACACGCCGGCCTGTCGTATCTGCTGGTGCCGCTGGACCAGCCGGGTGTGGAGATCCGCCCGATCATTCAGCTGACCGGCGACTCGGAGTTCAACGAGGTCTTCTTCGACGATGCCCGCACCGACGCCGACCTCGTGGTCGGTGAACCGGGCGACGGCTGGCGCGTCGCGATGGGGACGCTGACCTTCGAGCGGGGCGTGTCGACGCTTGGTCAGCAGATCCGCTACGCCCGCGAACATTCCAACCTCGTCGAGCTCGCCAAGAAGACCGGTGCCGCCGACGACCCGCTGATCCGCGAGCGCCTCACCAGGTCGTGGGCGGGCCTGAAGACGATGCGCCTGTACGCACTGGCCACCATGGACGTGGAACAACCGGGTCAAGACTCGGTGTCGAAGCTGTTGTGGGCCAACTGGCATCGCGAGCTCGGTGAGATCGCGATGGATGTCGAGGGAATGGCCGGTCTGACCCTGCCCGACGGCGAGTTCAGCGAGTGGCAGCGGCTGTACCTGTTCTCCCGATCGGACACCATCTACGGCGGATCGAACGAGATTCAGCGCAACATCATCGCCGAGCGCGTGCTCGGCCTGCCGCGAGAAGCCAAAGGATAA
- the fadD3 gene encoding 3-((3aS,4S,7aS)-7a-methyl-1,5-dioxo-octahydro-1H-inden-4-yl)propanoate--CoA ligase FadD3, whose product MSQRRTTPAVLDRIASELPDHDAVVSQARTLTFAELRAEVRQAAAAMIDLGVAPGDRVAIWSPNTWHWVVACLAIHHAGGVLVPLNTRYTASEATDILSRTAAPLLFASGEFLGADKAASVDNPESRAALPALRHIVRIPVDKDDGTWDEFVARGTDLDEVDARAAAVSADDVSDILFTSGTTGRSKGVRCAHRQSLDASAAWAACGQLTSDDRYLCINPFFHNFGYKAGILACLQTGATLFPELTFDPEKTMRAVQEHGITVLPGPPTIYQTLLDHPKRSDFDLSSLRFAVTGAATIPVVLIERMQNELDIDIVLTAYGLTEAAGFGTMCRADDDAVTVATTSGRPIADFELRIGHQGEVLLRGPNVMLGYLDDPDATTAAIDDDGWLHTGDVGELDQAGNLKITDRLKDMYICGGFNVYPAEIEQVLARLPGVAEAAVIGVPDERLGEVGKAFVVRLPGADLDEKSVIDHTREHLANFKAPRAVVFLDALPRNPGGKVVKPQLRSLTERA is encoded by the coding sequence ATGTCACAGCGCAGAACCACTCCCGCGGTTCTCGACCGGATCGCGAGCGAGCTCCCCGACCACGACGCGGTCGTGAGCCAGGCCAGGACGCTGACGTTCGCCGAGCTGCGCGCCGAGGTCCGGCAGGCGGCCGCGGCGATGATCGACCTGGGTGTCGCGCCTGGCGACCGCGTGGCGATCTGGTCACCCAACACCTGGCACTGGGTGGTTGCGTGCCTGGCGATCCACCACGCCGGCGGCGTGCTGGTGCCGTTGAACACCCGATACACGGCCAGCGAAGCGACGGACATCCTGAGCCGCACCGCGGCGCCGCTCCTGTTCGCCTCCGGCGAATTCCTCGGTGCCGACAAGGCTGCGAGTGTCGACAACCCCGAATCCAGGGCTGCCCTCCCAGCGCTACGCCACATCGTGCGCATACCCGTCGACAAGGACGACGGGACATGGGACGAGTTCGTCGCCCGGGGTACGGACCTCGACGAGGTCGACGCGCGGGCTGCGGCGGTATCCGCGGACGACGTCTCCGACATCCTGTTCACGTCCGGGACCACCGGACGCAGCAAGGGCGTGCGGTGTGCCCACCGGCAGTCGCTCGACGCGTCGGCTGCGTGGGCGGCATGCGGTCAGCTCACGAGTGACGACCGCTACCTCTGCATCAACCCGTTCTTCCACAACTTCGGGTACAAGGCCGGAATCCTGGCCTGCCTGCAGACCGGGGCCACCCTGTTCCCCGAGTTGACGTTCGACCCCGAGAAGACGATGCGCGCCGTGCAGGAGCACGGCATCACAGTGCTGCCCGGCCCCCCGACGATCTACCAGACGCTGCTCGACCACCCCAAGCGTTCCGACTTCGACTTGAGCTCACTACGTTTCGCGGTCACCGGCGCGGCGACCATTCCGGTCGTGCTCATCGAGCGCATGCAGAACGAGCTCGACATCGACATCGTGCTGACCGCGTACGGGCTGACGGAGGCGGCCGGGTTCGGCACCATGTGCCGTGCCGACGACGACGCCGTCACCGTGGCAACCACCTCGGGTCGTCCGATCGCCGACTTCGAGCTGCGCATCGGCCACCAGGGCGAGGTGCTGCTGCGTGGCCCCAACGTGATGCTGGGCTACCTCGACGACCCGGACGCCACCACGGCGGCCATCGACGACGACGGCTGGCTGCACACCGGCGACGTCGGCGAACTCGACCAGGCCGGAAATCTGAAGATCACCGATCGCCTGAAGGACATGTACATCTGTGGCGGATTCAACGTGTATCCGGCCGAGATCGAACAGGTGCTCGCGCGCCTGCCCGGCGTGGCCGAGGCGGCCGTGATCGGGGTGCCCGACGAGCGACTGGGCGAAGTCGGGAAGGCGTTCGTGGTCAGGCTGCCCGGTGCCGACCTCGACGAGAAATCCGTGATCGACCACACCCGAGAACATCTGGCGAACTTCAAGGCGCCACGCGCGGTGGTGTTCCTCGACGCGCTGCCGCGCAATCCGGGCGGCAAAGTGGTCAAGCCGCAACTTCGTTCCCTTACCGAAAGAGCCTGA
- a CDS encoding acyl-CoA dehydrogenase family protein, translating to MDLTFDDATSEFRAEVRDFLAANTGAFPTKSYDTAEGFAQHREWDKVLFDAGLSVITWPEKYGGRDATLLQWIVYEEEYFRAGAPGRASANGTSMLAPTLFAHGTDEQLDRVLPKMASGEEIWAQAWSEPESGSDLASLRSTATKTDGGWLLNGQKIWSSRAVFGERAFGLFRSDPEASRHKGLTYFMFDLKADGVTVRPIAQLGGDTGFGEIFLDDVFVPDADVIGGVHEGWRAAMSTTSNERGMSLRSPARFLAPAERLVAQWKDNPDPAFTDRVADAWIKAQAYRLHTFGTVTRVSNGGELGAESSITKVFWSDLDVALHQTALDLRGADGELVDQVTDGLLFALGGPIYAGTNEIQRNIIAERLLGLPRK from the coding sequence TTGGACCTCACCTTCGACGATGCCACGTCCGAATTCCGGGCGGAGGTGCGCGACTTCCTGGCCGCGAACACCGGCGCGTTCCCGACGAAGTCCTATGACACCGCGGAGGGATTCGCGCAGCACCGCGAGTGGGACAAGGTGCTGTTCGACGCCGGGCTCTCGGTGATCACCTGGCCGGAGAAGTACGGCGGCCGCGACGCGACACTGCTGCAGTGGATCGTCTACGAGGAGGAGTACTTCCGCGCGGGCGCTCCCGGCCGGGCCAGCGCCAACGGCACGTCGATGCTGGCGCCGACACTCTTCGCGCACGGCACCGACGAACAGCTCGACCGCGTCCTGCCGAAAATGGCCAGTGGCGAGGAGATCTGGGCTCAGGCCTGGTCCGAACCGGAGTCGGGTAGCGACCTGGCATCGCTGCGGTCGACGGCAACGAAGACCGACGGCGGCTGGTTGCTGAACGGTCAGAAGATCTGGTCATCACGGGCGGTGTTCGGGGAGCGCGCCTTCGGGCTGTTCCGCTCCGATCCGGAGGCATCGCGTCACAAAGGCCTGACCTACTTCATGTTCGATCTGAAGGCCGACGGCGTCACCGTCCGCCCCATCGCCCAGCTCGGTGGTGACACCGGGTTCGGCGAGATCTTCCTCGATGACGTCTTCGTCCCCGACGCCGATGTCATCGGCGGCGTGCACGAGGGCTGGCGCGCAGCGATGAGCACGACGAGCAACGAGCGCGGCATGTCACTGCGCAGCCCGGCGCGGTTTCTCGCCCCCGCGGAACGGCTTGTCGCGCAATGGAAGGACAACCCGGACCCGGCGTTCACCGACCGCGTGGCCGACGCCTGGATCAAGGCCCAGGCGTATCGCCTGCACACGTTCGGGACGGTCACCCGGGTATCCAACGGCGGTGAGCTGGGCGCCGAGTCGTCGATCACCAAGGTGTTCTGGTCCGACCTCGACGTGGCGCTGCACCAGACCGCACTGGACCTGCGCGGCGCCGACGGTGAACTCGTCGATCAGGTGACCGACGGCCTGCTGTTCGCCCTCGGTGGGCCGATCTACGCCGGCACCAACGAAATTCAGCGCAACATCATCGCCGAGCGACTCCTGGGCCTGCCCCGAAAGTAG
- a CDS encoding acyl-CoA dehydrogenase family protein, with translation MNFEIDEQQRDFAASIDAALGAANLPAAVRAWAGGDTAPGRKVWAQLSDLGVTALMVPEKFDGIQAHPVDLVVALERLGRWNVPGPVTESIAVAPILLGDDERVGALASGELIATVAAPPLVPRAVDADTAGLILLAGDGSVGDADRGVEHESVDPSRKLFEVTASGGTKPADVALAFEYGALATAAQLVGAAQAMLDAAVEYAKQRSQFGTIIGTYQAIKHKLADVLIAVELARPLVYGAALSLAERSADTARDVSAAKVAAADAALLAARSSLQTHGAIGFTQEHDLSLLLLRVQALRPAWGDPTWHRRRVLEAL, from the coding sequence GTGAACTTTGAGATCGACGAACAGCAGCGGGACTTCGCGGCCAGCATCGACGCCGCGCTGGGCGCCGCGAACCTGCCTGCCGCCGTGCGAGCCTGGGCCGGCGGTGACACCGCGCCCGGCCGCAAGGTGTGGGCGCAGCTGAGCGACCTCGGCGTCACCGCGTTGATGGTGCCGGAGAAGTTCGACGGTATCCAGGCTCATCCGGTCGACCTCGTCGTCGCACTCGAGCGGCTCGGGCGATGGAACGTTCCCGGACCGGTCACCGAATCCATTGCGGTGGCCCCGATCCTGTTGGGTGACGACGAGCGGGTTGGCGCCCTGGCCTCGGGCGAACTGATCGCCACCGTCGCGGCGCCTCCCCTGGTCCCGCGTGCGGTGGATGCCGATACCGCGGGCCTGATCCTGCTCGCCGGCGACGGCTCCGTCGGTGACGCCGACAGGGGCGTCGAACACGAGTCCGTCGACCCGAGCCGCAAGCTGTTCGAGGTCACCGCGTCCGGTGGCACCAAGCCGGCCGACGTGGCGCTGGCCTTCGAGTACGGCGCCCTGGCCACCGCGGCACAGCTGGTCGGCGCCGCCCAGGCGATGCTGGACGCGGCGGTGGAATACGCCAAACAGCGCAGCCAGTTCGGCACGATCATCGGCACCTACCAGGCCATCAAACACAAGCTGGCCGACGTGCTGATCGCCGTCGAGCTGGCTCGTCCACTGGTGTACGGCGCAGCGCTTTCGCTCGCCGAAAGATCGGCGGACACCGCGCGGGACGTCAGCGCGGCCAAGGTGGCGGCGGCCGACGCGGCGCTACTGGCCGCACGATCGTCGTTACAAACGCATGGTGCTATCGGTTTCACGCAGGAACACGACCTGTCACTGCTGCTTTTGCGGGTACAGGCACTGCGCCCCGCCTGGGGCGACCCGACGTGGCACCGGCGACGAGTGTTGGAGGCTCTCTAG